A region of Paenibacillus sp. 37 DNA encodes the following proteins:
- a CDS encoding ATP-binding cassette domain-containing protein gives MTWSTRGIFKKSDQATPNSSVRGILLQQVSKRLGHAQVLNQINLEVEQGECAVLVGRNGSGKSTLLRMLAGILLPDTGSIQRTMKGSDGYAVDGLPRLPFTSREYLWDMGRIRGIRPEILRERIRELSELLYLDTAIDQKLPLLSKGTLQKVNLIQALLPGPGGLLLLDEPLSGLDIPAQEGIVSLLGQWKDEGTSIVTACHEPLLIERLADQVIVLKKGRVLRYWSREDILQAGEPAVRIQSLTKAGEDLANDLSIVQQPGVLSLVRNTSSGKSNSWLWDWKIVQQSTDDVLKRILASGGSVVSVQQEESQLHMESLLEGQHPAVHTSLRGVTESVDLSSSMDDAGGEAK, from the coding sequence ATGACATGGAGTACACGTGGTATTTTCAAGAAGTCGGATCAAGCTACACCAAACTCATCAGTCCGAGGTATATTGCTTCAACAAGTGAGCAAGAGATTAGGTCATGCTCAGGTACTGAATCAAATTAATCTGGAAGTGGAACAGGGTGAATGTGCTGTGCTTGTTGGCAGAAACGGCTCGGGAAAAAGCACGTTGCTACGTATGTTGGCAGGTATTTTGTTACCCGATACAGGATCGATCCAGCGCACAATGAAGGGTTCTGATGGGTATGCAGTAGATGGCCTGCCACGTTTACCCTTTACATCTAGGGAGTACTTGTGGGACATGGGTCGGATTCGGGGCATTCGCCCCGAAATACTGCGTGAGCGGATTAGAGAACTTAGTGAACTTTTATATCTGGATACCGCGATCGATCAGAAGTTACCCCTATTATCCAAGGGCACATTGCAAAAAGTAAATTTGATTCAGGCCCTGTTACCTGGACCGGGTGGTCTTTTGTTGCTGGATGAACCGTTGTCAGGCTTGGATATTCCAGCTCAAGAGGGCATTGTATCCTTATTGGGGCAATGGAAGGATGAAGGGACATCCATCGTTACAGCTTGTCATGAACCGTTGCTTATTGAACGTTTGGCAGACCAGGTGATTGTGTTGAAGAAAGGCCGCGTGCTCCGCTACTGGAGTCGTGAAGATATACTACAAGCTGGCGAACCCGCTGTACGTATTCAAAGTCTGACGAAAGCTGGAGAGGATCTCGCTAACGATCTATCGATTGTACAACAACCGGGAGTACTGTCTTTGGTTCGTAATACAAGCTCGGGGAAATCCAATTCTTGGTTGTGGGATTGGAAAATAGTTCAACAATCAACAGATGATGTCCTCAAAAGAATTTTGGCATCCGGAGGTTCGGTTGTGTCTGTACAACAGGAGGAAAGTCAATTACATATGGAAAGTCTGCTGGAAGGACAACATCCAGCTGTACATACGAGTCTTAGAGGTGTCACAGAATCTGTCGACTTAAGCTCTTCCATGGATGATGCGGGGGGAGAAGCCAAATGA